In Salvelinus namaycush isolate Seneca chromosome 37, SaNama_1.0, whole genome shotgun sequence, the following are encoded in one genomic region:
- the si:dkey-24p1.1 gene encoding B-cell receptor CD22: protein MPVHTNEVNRRSSAVSFNASWQDDGRVLSCQPQGTKDQCVRKSIELTVEYAPKETKAVVDVSNVKEGQTVTLTCSSRGHPNATYSWFKDSQKTKFSGTELLIRSITSTQGGNYYCKAVNQHGTHDSNVVTINVKYAPVGVHIETYKDLSTIKEGDQIKLTCMVQQSNPEVRSWSWFKDNNKITNALKEYTFSSVQPKDKGRYSCEARNDVGSRRSSSIYEITVSYVPRGTHITQSGGYHGNQVKAGSQLYLTCEADAHPAPGVYTWYHRSGVLPQRLRSLTDHTQALSWVRVGVTDEGCYMCRATNDIGTGQNSSMSCFSVLYGPTKPVLSMVRTAQEGHLVSINCTVQSFPDSLLTLTWTPRPSVSPMSSSLLQMQPQPVLGFLQHSTNVVWGSFNVTFLQGGVYTCRAQNSEGKNSTEEELEITYSPKNVMASAHPDTVLTENSQLVLTCTTRSNPHATNYTWIQISAGETRIVGLVQKLTVMSTTPSHSGLYRCTAQNPLGTGKSQQVDVKVKYAPKLTEVIHNMTNRWQSDGGSPVALTCHSHSYPPVDSYKWYRLVEEREHFIINHQNITVHPDKPGTYYCVAINSMGGKESGRVKLFLNRSVFHVLSLVLPFCCVPLLLLLIFLVYRHKRIKSIQQGTSNKLPCCVHFGFLGWRNGTSENLVSEGGAAASDPPGSSRDQLWPDGPYHPEPLPQPQHPHPSRTLCPNSTSTSDIYTAYSVLKVPGGKQGLSPSHPIRNKDEHTGQTQEPEVNYASLQFRGQEMGSLGPRDQARESDVYAKVGKPKLKEKTNKCNDYENIKEVCVSKPPIEPNMDKETGSSEEDVAISYSEVMFRANPGHQTVCSSDPRHRRAGHSSSSDEEDYTTQYSDVKI, encoded by the exons TGGCAGGATGATGGGAGGGTGCTCTCCTGTCAACCACAGGGGACCAAAGACCAGTGTGTGAGGAAGAGCATCGAGCTGACGGTTGAAT ATGCCCCTAAGGAGACGAAGGCTGTTGTAGATGTGTCAAATGTCAAGGAAGGACAGACTGTCACCCTCACTTGTTCCAGCAGAGGGCACCCCAATGCTACCTACTCCTGGTTTAAAGACAGTCAAAAGACCAAATTCAGTGGAACAGAATTGTTGATCCGATCTATCACATCTACACAGGGCGGGAATTACTACTGCAAAGCTGTAAACCAACATGGGACCCACGACTCAAACGTTGTTACAATAAATGTTAAAT ATGCTCCTGTCGGAGTGCACATTGAAACATATAAGGATCTCTCTACAATCAAAGaaggagatcaaatcaaattaactTGCATGGTGCAGCAAAGCAACCCTGAAGTGCGTTCATGGTCTTGGTTCAAAGACAACAACAAAATAACCAATGCTTTAAAGGAGTACACCTTCAGCAGTGTACAGCCAAAGGACAAAGGTCGTTACTCCTGTGAGGCGAGGAATGATGTTGGCAGTAGAAGGTCATCATCAATATATGAGATAACGGTTTCTT ATGTTCCAAGAGGCACTCACATCACCCAAAGCGGAGGTTACCACGGCAACCAGGTGAAGGCAGGCTCTCAGCTATATCTCACCTGTGAGGCTGATGCCCATCCTGCCCCCGGTGTCTACACCTGGTACCATCGTAGTGGAGTATTACCACAGAGACTACGCTCCCTCACAGACCACACACAGGCCCTATCCTGGGTTAGGGTGGGCGTAACAGACGAGGGGTGTTACATGTGTAGGGCCACCAATGACATCGGCACGGGACAGAACAGCAGCATGTCATGCTTCAGTGTTCTAT aTGGCCCAACCAAACCAGTGCTTTCGATGGTGCGTACGGCCCAGGAGGGCCACCTGGTTAGTATCAACTGCACTGTGCAGAGTTTCCCAGACTCTCTGCTCACTCTGACATGGACTCCCCGTCCCTCTGTCTCACCTATGTCTAGCTCCCTTCTTCAAATGCAGCCTCAACCAGTTCTTGGGTTCCTCCAACATTCTACCAATGTTGTCTGGGGTTCTTTTAATGTTACATTCCTGCAAGGAGGGGTTTACACCTGTAGAGCTCAGAACTCTGAGGGGAAGAACAGCACAGAGGAGGAGCTGGAGATTACAT ACAGCCCCAAAAATGTGATGGCCTCTGCTCACCCTGACACGGTCCTGACTGAAAACAGCCAGCTGGTTCTTACCTGCACGACTCGTTCCAACCCCCATGCCACCAACTACACCTGGATCCAGATCAGCGCAGGAGAGACCAGGATAGTGGGGCTGGTCCAGAAGTTGACGGTGATGTCCACAACCCCATCCCATAGTGGACTGTACAGGTGCACTGCCCAGAACCCCTTAGGAACTGGGAAATCCCAACAGGTTGACGTTAAAGTCAAGT ATGCTCCAAAGCTCACAGAGGTCATTCACAACATGACCAATAGGTGGCAGAGTGATGGAGGGAGCCCTGTGGCACTGACCTGCCACAGTCACAGTTACCCCCCTGTCGACAGCTACAAGTGGTACAGGCTGGTCGAGGAAAGGGAGCATTTCATTATCAATCACCAGAACATCACTGTTCACCCAGACAAGCCCGGGACGTACTACTGTGTCGCCATCAATAGCATGGGGGGGAAAGAATCTGGAAGAGTCAAGCTGTTTCTCAACC GAAGTGTCTTCCATGTCCTTTCTCTCGTCCTTCCTTTCTGCTGTGTTCCGCTTCTTCTTTTACTCATCTTTCTGGTCTACAG ACACAAGAGAATCAAATCGATCCAGCAGGGGACATCAAATAAACTGCCATGTTGTGTTCACTTTGGTTTTCTG GGCTGGCGTAATGGAACAAGTGAGAACCTGGTGAGTGAAGGGGGTGCAGCGGCATCAGACCCCCCGGGGAGCAGCAGAGATCAGCTGTGGCCAGACGGCCCGTACCACCCAGAGCCTCTGCCCCAACCGCAGCATCCCCATCCCAGCAGGACGTTGTGTCCAAACAGCAC GTCGACCTCTGACATATACACTGCATACAGTGTTCTGAAGGTACCAGGTGGAAAGCAG GGTCTTTCACCAAGCCATCCAATCAGAAACAAAGATGAACACACTGGACAAACGCAGGAACCTGAAGTCAACTATGCCTCGCTGCAATTCAGGGGCCAGGAGAT GGGTAGCTTGGGTCCTAGAGACCAAGCGAGAGAGAGCGACGTCTATGCTAAGGTTGGCAAGCCAAAGCTGAAGGAAAAG ACTAATAAGTGCAATGACTACGAGAACATTAAGGAAGTGTGTGTTTCGAAGCCCCCCATCGAGCCAAACATGGACAAGGAGACAGGGAGCAGTGAGGAGGACGTGGCGATCAGCTACTCTGAGGTCATGTTCAGAGCAAACCCAGGACACCAGACAGTCTGTAGTTCTGACCCTCGCCACCGCAGGGCAGGCCACAGCAGCAGCTCAGATGAAGAAGACTACACAACCCAGTACTCTGATGTTAAAATATAA